From a region of the Arvicanthis niloticus isolate mArvNil1 chromosome 6, mArvNil1.pat.X, whole genome shotgun sequence genome:
- the LOC117710213 gene encoding sperm motility kinase 1-like, with protein sequence MCGPKDELTAEPTPAYEPLVAQYDIVRTIGEGSYAQVKLANHRLTGTAVAIKVLLKEKIHYYLISTEVGIMKKMNHPNIVSLHQIIETERNVFLILELVDGYELTDWIEQSGFLHEDLAQNIFRQIVHAMCYCHDIGVVHQDLKPDNIMVDSTGKVKIVDFGLGALVEPGMKLSRFCGPFQFSAPEFFLEQPYDGTKVDTWNLGIILYFMVTGALPFQGATYEELESQVLLGRYVIPCHCHLSKELQEIIRLLLTVNPLERPALKDIMEHPWLKKEEPSSSSHSDKMDPSHLDPEIMTVMADMGFDPREVQKSFTDKLYNEPMAIYSLLQCQAHQQDDYTSHPEPVKPGVTPFPTLTDPTTFPCYQKRMTNPPAIRVFLSLSLKTDSSENKEQVGQRLRRSATEPVMLPHCPQKSMFTFYKDSVSTGTQSNLSVNSIRGAYRSWKKWTRRIGESLLQLCCCVPRRKRRVVPQREA encoded by the coding sequence ATGTGTGGTCCAAAGGATGAGTTGACAGCAGAGCCCACCCCTGCATATGAGCCCCTTGTGGCCCAGTATGACATTGTAAGGACCATAGGCGAGGGAAGCTACGCACAAGTGAAACTGGCCAACCACCGGCTCACGGGCACAGCCGTGGCGATAAAAGTCCTGCTAAAGGAGAAAATACACTACTACCTAATTAGTACGGAAGTGGGGATAATGAAGAAGATGAACCATCCCAACATCGTTTCTCTGCACCAAATCATTGAAACCGAGAGGAATGTCTTTCTGATCCTGGAACTGGTTGATGGATATGAGCTAACTGACTGGATCGAGCAATCTGGCTTCCTACATGAGGACCTAGCCCAGAATATATTCAGGCAAATCGTTCATGCCATGTGCTACTGCCATGACATCGGTGTAGTTCACCAAGATCTCAAGCCAGACAATATCATGGTTGATTCTACAGGCAAAGTCAAAATTGTAGACTTTGGGCTGGGTGCCTTAGTCGAGCCCGGAATGAAGCTGTCTAGGTTTTGTGGTCCATTTCAATTTTCTGCCCCAGAATTCTTCCTGGAACAACCATATGATGGCACCAAAGTTGACACATGGAACTTAGGCatcattctgtattttatggtaACTGGAGCCCTGCCATTTCAAGGTGCTACCTATGAAGAACTTGAAAGCCAGGTTTTACTAGGACGGTATGTTATTCCCTGCCACTGCCACCTCTCAAAAGAGCTACAAGAGATTATCCGGTTACTTCTAACCGTAAACCCTCTAGAAAGACCAGCACTGAAGGACATCATGGAACACCCGTGGCTTAAGAAAGAAGAGCCAAGTTCATCAAGTCACTCTGATAAGATGGACCCTAGCCACCTGGACCCTGAAATCATGACGGTCATGGCAGATATGGGGTTCGACCCACGTGAGGTCCAGAAATCTTTCACTGATAAGCTGTATAATGAACCTATGGCAATTTACAGCCTACTACAATGCCAGGCACACCAGCAGGATGACTACACCAGCCATCCTGAGCCAGTGAAACCAGGAGTAACACCTTTCCCCACTCTCACAGATCCTACCACCTTCCCTTGTTACCAAAAGAGGATGACCAATCCACCAGCCATTCGAGTCTTTCTTTCATTATCTTTAAAAACTGACTCTTCTGAGAACAAAGAGCAGGTAGGACAGAGGCTAAGAAGAAGTGCCACTGAACCTGTAATGCTGCCCCACTGCCCACAGAAAAGTATGTTCACTTTTTATAAGGACAGTGTCTCCACAGGGACACAGAGCAATCTGAGTGTGAACTCAATCCGAGGTGCATACAGGAGCTGGAAGAAGTGGACAAGGAGGATTGGGGAAAGTTTATTACAACTCTGCTGCTGTGTGCCACGCAGGAAGAGAAGAGTGGTGCCCCAAAGAGAGGCATAG